Proteins found in one Panicum hallii strain FIL2 chromosome 4, PHallii_v3.1, whole genome shotgun sequence genomic segment:
- the LOC112890881 gene encoding uncharacterized protein LOC112890881, with protein MADAAGSAAAPGARGGPSSSSSSGCRGGRGCGLALGRLVRKLRRQSRMLVCTAATAGARHGHGHASSSSARCHQYDPLSYARNFDFGTALDGSEGYYSFASRFVLAAAPARRPQ; from the coding sequence ATGGCAGACGCCGCCGGCAGCGCAGCCGCTCCGGGCGCGAGGGGCggcccgtcgtcgtcgtcgtcgtcggggtGCCGCGGCGGTCGCGGGTGCGGGCTGGCGCTGGGGCGGCTGGTGCGGAAGCTGCGGCGGCAGAGCCGGATGCTGGTGTGCACGGCAGCCACGGCCGGGGcgcgccacggccacggccacgcgtcgtcgtcgtccgcgCGGTGCCACCAGTACGACCCGCTCAGCTACGCGCGCAACTTCGACTTCGGCACGGCGCTGGACGGCAGCGAGGGATACTACTCCTTCGCCTCCCGGTTCGTGCTCGCCGCCGctccggcgcggcggccgcagTAG